The Bombus vancouverensis nearcticus chromosome 9, iyBomVanc1_principal, whole genome shotgun sequence genome includes a window with the following:
- the LOC117160045 gene encoding uncharacterized protein LOC117160045, whose translation MSQEVETQAQLASSYENSSETLIWKMLKDLEDGPPFLCPKCGRTYSHKCNLTRHLRLECGVGPRFQCAWCKKRFKHRHHLRDHQRIHLYSNCTFELRN comes from the exons ATGTCACAAGAAGTCGAAACACAAGCACAACTTGCTTCTTCATATGAGAACTCATCAGAAACCTTAA TTTGGAAGATGCTGAAGGATTTGGAAGATGGGCCACCGTTTTTGTGTCCGAAATGCGGTCGTACTTATTCCCACAAGTGCAACCTAACCAGGCATTTACGGCTGGAATGCGGCGTTGGGCCAAGATTTCAATGCGCCTGGTGTAAGAAGCGATTCAAGCATCGACATCACCTGCGGGATCATCAGAGGATCCACCTCTATTCGAATTGCACGTTTGAATTGCGAAATTGA